One window of the Salvelinus sp. IW2-2015 linkage group LG10, ASM291031v2, whole genome shotgun sequence genome contains the following:
- the LOC111969338 gene encoding protein mono-ADP-ribosyltransferase PARP6 isoform X1, translated as MDIKGQSWTDEESDGENESEQFLYGIQWSDLQGSCAADLYRHPQLDADIEAVKDIYTDSAVSVREYGTIDDVDIDLQINISFLDEEVATAWKVIRTEPIILRLRFSLSQYLDGPEPSVEVFQPSNKEGFSLGLQLKKILSTFTSQQWKHLSNEFLKAHQEKRHSWFKAGGTIKKFRAGLSIFSPIPKSPSFPLIQDTVLKGKLSVPELRVTRLMNRSISCTMKNPKGELFSYPPNSQTVAVPAARAPAQITTRQLIELFFSSQAGGHCKNIPTLEYGFLVQIMKYSEQRIPTLNEYCVVCDEQHVFQNGSMLKPAVCTRELCVFSFYTLGVMSGAAEEVATGAEVVDLLVAMCRAALESPRKSIIFEPYPSVVDPNDPKTLAFNPKKKNYERLQKALDSVMSIREMTQGSYLEIKKQMDKLDPLAHPLLQWIISSNRSHIVKLPLSRQLKFMHTSHQFLLLSSPPAKEARLRTAKKLYGSTFAFHGSHIENWHSVLRNGLVNASYTKLQVCRSSSWLKLRRIPPWTEPVCPPHTQCRLAVQLIHFDSNGCQVSLSYVLPGPPVIFPWHMSSTSCFLL; from the exons TGGTCTGACCTCCAGGGGAGCTGTGCTGCTGACCTGTACCGACACCCCCAACTGGATGCAGACATCGAGGCAGTGAAGGACATCTATACCGACAGTGCTGTCTCTGTCAG AGAGTATGGAACCATTGATGATGTGGACATTGACCTTCAGATTAATATCAGTTTTTTGGAT gAGGAGGTGGCAACAGCCTGGAAGGTCATCCGAACAGAGCCCATCATTCTGAGACTGCGCTTCTCTCTCTCGCAGTACCTAGATGGACCGG AACCGTCAGTGGAGGTGTTCCAGCCCTCCAATAAAGAGGGCTTCAGCCTGGGCCTGCAGCTCAAGAA GATCCTGAGTACGTTCACGTCCCAGCAGTGGAAGCATCTCAGTAATGAGTTCCTGAAGGCCCAYcaggagaagagacacagctgGTTCAAGGCRGGGGGAACCATCAAGAAGTTCCGCGCAGGACTCAGCATCTTCTCTCCCATCCCCAA gtcCCCCAGCTTCCCTCTGATCCAGGACACGGTTCTGAAGGGGAAGCTGAGTGTTCCAGAGCTGAGGGTGACCCGGCTCATGAATCGCTCCATCTCCTGCACCATGAAGAACCCCAAGGGGGAGCTGTTCAGCTACCCCCCCAACAGCCAG ACTGTGGCTGTCCCGGCGGCCAGGGCCCCAGCGCAGATTACCACGAGGCAGCTGATTGAATTGTTTTTCTCATCCCAGGCGGGCGGCCACTGCAAGAACATCCCTACCTTGGAGTATGGCTTCTTAGTACAG ATAATGAAATACTCGGAGCAGAGGATCCCCACTCTCAATGAGTACTGTGTGGTCTGTGACGAGCAGCACGTCTTTCAGAACGGATCCATGTTGAAG CCGGCTGTGTGCactagagagctgtgtgtgttctccttcTACACTCTGGGTGTGATGTCAGGAGCAGCAGAGGAGGTGGCCACTGGAGCAGAG GTGGTGGATCTGCTGGTGGCTATGTGTCGGGCTGCTCTGGAGTCTCCTCGTAAAAGCATCATCTTTGAACCCTACCCATCTGTGGTCGACCCCAACGACCCCAAGACTCTGGCCTTCAACCCAAAG AAGAAGAACTATGAGAGATTGCAAAAAGCACTGGACAGTGTCATGTCCATCCGCGAGATGACCCAG GGCTCATATCTGGAGATTAAGAAACAGATGGACAAACTGGACCCTCTGGCTCACCCTCTACTGCAGTG gatCATATCCAGTAACCGATCCCATATCGTCAAGCTGCCTCTGAGTAGG CAACTGAAGTTCATGCACACATCCCACCAGTTCTTGTTGCTCAGCAGCCCGCCTGCCAAGGAGGCACGCTTRCGCACGGCCAAGAAGCTCTACGGCAGCACCTTTGCCTTCCA TGGTTCCCATATAGAGAACTGGCACTCCGTTCTGAGAAATGGACTAGTCAATGCCTCTTATACCAAACTGCAGGTATGTAGATCCAGCAGTTGGCTGAAACTAAGACGCATCCCACCTTGGACAGAGCCTGTCTGTCCTCCTCACACACAGTGCAGGTTGGCTGTCCAGCTGATCCATTTTGACAGTAACGGATGCCAGGTTTCTCTCTCATATGTATTGCCAGGCCCACCGGTAATTTTCCCCTGGCATATGTCGAGCACTTCCTGTTTCCTGCTCTGA
- the LOC111969338 gene encoding protein mono-ADP-ribosyltransferase PARP6 isoform X2 → MDIKGQSWTDEESDGENESEQFLYGIQWSDLQGSCAADLYRHPQLDADIEAVKDIYTDSAVSVREYGTIDDVDIDLQINISFLDEEVATAWKVIRTEPIILRLRFSLSQYLDGPEPSVEVFQPSNKEGFSLGLQLKKILSTFTSQQWKHLSNEFLKAHQEKRHSWFKAGGTIKKFRAGLSIFSPIPKSPSFPLIQDTVLKGKLSVPELRVTRLMNRSISCTMKNPKGELFSYPPNSQTVAVPAARAPAQITTRQLIELFFSSQAGGHCKNIPTLEYGFLVQIMKYSEQRIPTLNEYCVVCDEQHVFQNGSMLKPAVCTRELCVFSFYTLGVMSGAAEEVATGAEVVDLLVAMCRAALESPRKSIIFEPYPSVVDPNDPKTLAFNPKKNYERLQKALDSVMSIREMTQGSYLEIKKQMDKLDPLAHPLLQWIISSNRSHIVKLPLSRQLKFMHTSHQFLLLSSPPAKEARLRTAKKLYGSTFAFHGSHIENWHSVLRNGLVNASYTKLQVCRSSSWLKLRRIPPWTEPVCPPHTQCRLAVQLIHFDSNGCQVSLSYVLPGPPVIFPWHMSSTSCFLL, encoded by the exons TGGTCTGACCTCCAGGGGAGCTGTGCTGCTGACCTGTACCGACACCCCCAACTGGATGCAGACATCGAGGCAGTGAAGGACATCTATACCGACAGTGCTGTCTCTGTCAG AGAGTATGGAACCATTGATGATGTGGACATTGACCTTCAGATTAATATCAGTTTTTTGGAT gAGGAGGTGGCAACAGCCTGGAAGGTCATCCGAACAGAGCCCATCATTCTGAGACTGCGCTTCTCTCTCTCGCAGTACCTAGATGGACCGG AACCGTCAGTGGAGGTGTTCCAGCCCTCCAATAAAGAGGGCTTCAGCCTGGGCCTGCAGCTCAAGAA GATCCTGAGTACGTTCACGTCCCAGCAGTGGAAGCATCTCAGTAATGAGTTCCTGAAGGCCCAYcaggagaagagacacagctgGTTCAAGGCRGGGGGAACCATCAAGAAGTTCCGCGCAGGACTCAGCATCTTCTCTCCCATCCCCAA gtcCCCCAGCTTCCCTCTGATCCAGGACACGGTTCTGAAGGGGAAGCTGAGTGTTCCAGAGCTGAGGGTGACCCGGCTCATGAATCGCTCCATCTCCTGCACCATGAAGAACCCCAAGGGGGAGCTGTTCAGCTACCCCCCCAACAGCCAG ACTGTGGCTGTCCCGGCGGCCAGGGCCCCAGCGCAGATTACCACGAGGCAGCTGATTGAATTGTTTTTCTCATCCCAGGCGGGCGGCCACTGCAAGAACATCCCTACCTTGGAGTATGGCTTCTTAGTACAG ATAATGAAATACTCGGAGCAGAGGATCCCCACTCTCAATGAGTACTGTGTGGTCTGTGACGAGCAGCACGTCTTTCAGAACGGATCCATGTTGAAG CCGGCTGTGTGCactagagagctgtgtgtgttctccttcTACACTCTGGGTGTGATGTCAGGAGCAGCAGAGGAGGTGGCCACTGGAGCAGAG GTGGTGGATCTGCTGGTGGCTATGTGTCGGGCTGCTCTGGAGTCTCCTCGTAAAAGCATCATCTTTGAACCCTACCCATCTGTGGTCGACCCCAACGACCCCAAGACTCTGGCCTTCAACCCAAAG AAGAACTATGAGAGATTGCAAAAAGCACTGGACAGTGTCATGTCCATCCGCGAGATGACCCAG GGCTCATATCTGGAGATTAAGAAACAGATGGACAAACTGGACCCTCTGGCTCACCCTCTACTGCAGTG gatCATATCCAGTAACCGATCCCATATCGTCAAGCTGCCTCTGAGTAGG CAACTGAAGTTCATGCACACATCCCACCAGTTCTTGTTGCTCAGCAGCCCGCCTGCCAAGGAGGCACGCTTRCGCACGGCCAAGAAGCTCTACGGCAGCACCTTTGCCTTCCA TGGTTCCCATATAGAGAACTGGCACTCCGTTCTGAGAAATGGACTAGTCAATGCCTCTTATACCAAACTGCAGGTATGTAGATCCAGCAGTTGGCTGAAACTAAGACGCATCCCACCTTGGACAGAGCCTGTCTGTCCTCCTCACACACAGTGCAGGTTGGCTGTCCAGCTGATCCATTTTGACAGTAACGGATGCCAGGTTTCTCTCTCATATGTATTGCCAGGCCCACCGGTAATTTTCCCCTGGCATATGTCGAGCACTTCCTGTTTCCTGCTCTGA